Below is a genomic region from Paenibacillus rhizovicinus.
GCCCGTCTTCAGCGTCGCCGGGAAATCCAGCGTCTTCCCTTCCACCGTAATATCGCCGCTGCCCGTCTTCACGTTCAACTCCGCTTCGGCCTCCGACAGGTCGACGTCGCCGCTGCTCAGATTGATGTCCAGCCGCTTCGCCGTCAGCCGATCCGCCGAGATATTGCCCGAGCCGGTTTTTAACGTTACGTCCCCATCGGCGGTTACGTCCGCAAGCGACAGGTCGCCGCTGCTGATCGATACCTTGATCGTCTTGCTTCGCAGTCCGTTTAAGTCGACGTCGCCGGAACCGCCGTCCAGTTCGAAAGCATCTGCCTTCAACCCGTTAATCACGTTGTCTCCGCTGCCGGAGTCCAATTTCAAATTAGCGTATTGCTGCTGCGGCACCTCGAGCTTCAGATTCACGTTCAGAATATTGATGCCAATACGGAAGCCGATATGGTCTTCGAAGCCGACCTTGATCGTGTCTCCGTCCTTCTTCAGCAAGATATTCATCTTGTCGAGATATGATTTGCTTGCGCGGCCGGTCAAACTTGCTTTCACTTCGTTGCCCGTGCCTGGCACGATCGTCAGGTCGACGCTGCCGGTTTGGATATCGATATTGCGAATGCCCTCCGCGGACATCGATTGTTGCTTATCCACTTTCTCCGTTCCGAACGAGAAGTCTCCCTTGGCTCCGATCGTGCCCGCTGCGCCGACCAGCCCGACCACGAACAGAATGAG
It encodes:
- a CDS encoding DUF4097 family beta strand repeat-containing protein; the encoded protein is MRKWVFVGLILFVVGLVGAAGTIGAKGDFSFGTEKVDKQQSMSAEGIRNIDIQTGSVDLTIVPGTGNEVKASLTGRASKSYLDKMNILLKKDGDTIKVGFEDHIGFRIGINILNVNLKLEVPQQQYANLKLDSGSGDNVINGLKADAFELDGGSGDVDLNGLRSKTIKVSISSGDLSLADVTADGDVTLKTGSGNISADRLTAKRLDINLSSGDVDLSEAEAELNVKTGSGDITVEGKTLDFPATLKTGSGDVGIFTDRQPADVAISYSSGSGSLDNDWDGVKGSTDDDDIHHLVFGSGSVPVQIHTGSGDLDVGKR